Proteins from one Mycobacterium sp. SMC-2 genomic window:
- a CDS encoding metalloregulator ArsR/SmtB family transcription factor, whose product MQPHRAGRNRQRQRVLELVREHDEPVDAAELAARLGLHKTTVRFHLDALCGDGVVERIRIARAGVGRPRTGYLAVRERLDYRTLAEILALELGDTVAERRRRAEAAGRRWADRTMSDDAARQQVSDGAEPRTALEERASMIAKVFDRMGFGPELTQPETSTSGEQRTIQLHSCPVRDLARAHPEVACAMHHGMLRGLLANAAARKGDSASSRSVMRAELEPFVEPELCLARVIAHD is encoded by the coding sequence GTGCAGCCGCACCGCGCGGGTCGCAACCGGCAGCGCCAACGCGTTCTTGAACTGGTGCGTGAACACGACGAGCCGGTCGACGCGGCCGAACTCGCCGCCCGGTTGGGACTGCACAAGACGACGGTGCGTTTCCACCTCGACGCGTTGTGTGGTGACGGAGTCGTCGAGCGCATCCGGATCGCGCGGGCCGGTGTCGGTCGTCCCCGCACCGGGTACCTCGCGGTGCGGGAGCGCTTGGACTATCGCACCCTGGCCGAGATCTTGGCGCTCGAACTGGGCGACACCGTCGCCGAGCGTCGTCGCCGCGCCGAAGCCGCCGGGCGGCGATGGGCCGACCGCACCATGAGTGACGATGCGGCGAGACAACAGGTTTCAGACGGCGCCGAACCCAGGACGGCCCTCGAGGAGCGAGCGTCGATGATTGCGAAAGTTTTTGACCGGATGGGATTCGGTCCCGAGCTCACCCAGCCGGAAACATCGACGAGCGGCGAGCAGCGGACCATCCAGCTACACAGCTGCCCGGTCCGGGATCTGGCCCGCGCGCATCCCGAGGTGGCATGCGCCATGCACCACGGAATGCTGCGCGGCCTGCTCGCGAATGCTGCTGCCCGCAAGGGTGATTCAGCTTCTTCACGTTCGGTGATGCGGGCCGAGCTCGAACCTTTCGTCGAACCCGAACTGTGCCTTGCCCGGGTGATCGCGCATGACTGA
- a CDS encoding alpha/beta fold hydrolase: MREFTVHRNGIHLCYECIGRVGEPLLLISGLAADKHYWHDEFCAALLRNGFHVARFDNRDSGRSTHLDGVRAPSRRRARRDPGAPPYGLEDMAKDAAAVLDALGWASAHIVGHSMGAMIAQTLAIDHPTRVRSLTCVSATPSPDIGRLSVMTMLRLSRTVPGVLGGQPPRGPAEAGERLVRQHRVIGSPGYPRDEAWLRHLGELMYARGGFDPAARARQAAAMLAHTDRRPDLARLRIPAVVLHGRDDRLIRCAGGRAIAEAIPDATLVLLPGMGHDLPKPLWPSIIEEIRTVADRAGGDTCAHR; this comes from the coding sequence ATGCGGGAATTCACCGTCCACCGCAACGGTATTCACCTCTGTTACGAGTGCATCGGCCGCGTCGGGGAACCGTTGCTGTTGATCAGCGGCCTCGCGGCCGACAAGCATTATTGGCACGACGAATTCTGTGCGGCCTTGCTACGGAACGGATTTCACGTCGCACGGTTTGACAACCGCGATTCGGGTCGGTCGACCCACCTGGACGGGGTTCGGGCTCCGTCCCGGCGGAGGGCACGGCGCGATCCGGGCGCCCCCCCCTACGGGCTCGAGGACATGGCCAAGGACGCGGCCGCCGTCCTCGACGCGCTGGGCTGGGCCTCTGCTCACATCGTGGGGCACTCGATGGGCGCCATGATCGCGCAGACACTGGCCATCGACCACCCCACGCGAGTCCGCTCGCTCACCTGCGTCAGCGCGACGCCGTCACCGGACATCGGTCGGCTGAGCGTGATGACCATGCTGCGCCTCTCGCGGACCGTTCCCGGCGTGCTGGGTGGACAACCACCGCGCGGACCCGCCGAGGCGGGCGAACGGCTCGTGCGCCAGCACCGCGTCATCGGTTCGCCCGGCTATCCCCGTGACGAAGCCTGGCTGCGTCACCTCGGCGAACTGATGTATGCCCGGGGAGGATTCGATCCGGCCGCGCGGGCCCGCCAAGCCGCCGCGATGCTGGCCCACACCGACCGCCGACCTGACCTCGCCAGATTGCGCATCCCCGCCGTCGTCCTGCACGGCCGGGACGACCGGCTGATCCGTTGCGCAGGCGGACGCGCGATAGCCGAGGCCATTCCCGACGCGACGCTGGTGCTCCTGCCGGGTATGGGCCATGACCTGCCAAAGCCGCTGTGGCCCAGCATCATCGAAGAGATCAGAACCGTCGCCGATCGCGCCGGGGGCGACACGTGCGCACATCGTTGA
- a CDS encoding OsmC family peroxiredoxin → MTIAERSTQTRWEGPLASGEGRLSNGSSGALDGLPLTWAARTEQPGGKTSPEELAAAAHSSCFAMALSLKLGENHTPPQRLDVVATVTLDAVDGVPTITSSRLKVTAQVAGLDAETFAAVVDQAAELCPVSRLFAGAEISVDATLDELESSRAAH, encoded by the coding sequence ATGACCATTGCGGAGCGGAGCACGCAGACCCGGTGGGAGGGTCCGCTGGCGTCGGGGGAAGGAAGGCTGTCGAACGGCAGCAGCGGAGCGCTGGACGGCCTGCCGTTGACCTGGGCCGCCCGAACCGAGCAGCCCGGCGGAAAGACCAGCCCGGAAGAGCTGGCGGCGGCGGCGCATTCGTCGTGTTTCGCGATGGCCTTGTCGTTGAAGCTGGGCGAGAACCACACCCCGCCACAGCGACTGGACGTCGTGGCCACCGTGACCCTGGATGCTGTCGACGGGGTCCCGACGATCACGTCTTCGCGGCTGAAGGTCACCGCGCAGGTCGCCGGCCTGGACGCCGAAACGTTCGCGGCCGTGGTCGACCAGGCCGCTGAGTTGTGTCCGGTGTCGCGATTGTTTGCCGGCGCCGAGATCAGCGTCGACGCCACGCTCGACGAGCTCGAATCGTCCCGCGCGGCGCACTGA
- a CDS encoding group III truncated hemoglobin, translating to MTDSHAQAGQAVADLADRSDIEALLRRFYGRVMLDDTLGEPFAELRDRGLDSHIPVMADFWETALFGAGLYRGSALRAHRHVHHRTPLSGRHFVRWLVVWNDTVDAMFEGPIAERAKTQGARIAWAMHRRLTGTDTPELDALIAR from the coding sequence ATGACTGACTCGCACGCGCAGGCCGGTCAAGCGGTCGCCGACCTCGCCGACCGCTCCGATATCGAGGCGCTGTTGCGCCGGTTCTACGGCCGGGTGATGCTCGACGACACCCTTGGCGAGCCGTTCGCCGAGTTGCGCGACAGGGGCCTGGACTCGCACATTCCGGTGATGGCCGACTTCTGGGAGACCGCGCTCTTCGGTGCCGGACTCTACCGCGGCAGCGCGTTGCGGGCCCACCGGCATGTCCATCACCGAACTCCGTTGAGCGGCCGGCACTTTGTGCGATGGCTGGTGGTGTGGAACGACACGGTCGATGCGATGTTCGAGGGGCCCATCGCCGAGCGCGCGAAGACCCAGGGCGCCAGGATCGCCTGGGCCATGCACCGACGACTAACGGGCACGGACACGCCGGAACTGGACGCCCTGATCGCACGCTGA
- a CDS encoding Acg family FMN-binding oxidoreductase, whose amino-acid sequence MSTQFPDAETLNAVLTLATRAPSIYNTQPWRWRVDRTSLHLYSDPRVQLPNTDPDGRDAMLSCGATLNHCVVALAATGWHAEVHRLPDPDDPSHLAAIEVSPRTPDHTDVALAEGISRRRSDRRIYGASPVPASDIAAMVDLATRMGVILRPVDAMDKLTKIVKQAARNHATNRDYLVELTMWSGRYGSRAGVPSRNIPEHDCSVRIPGRIFAGPGLAQPLGASPAADNAAILALGTEADDRLAQLRAGEAASAVLLTATRLGLASCPITEPLEIPTTREAVRSNVFGVDGYPQMLIRVGWVPVNVDPLPPTPRRRLSRVVEWSKESEQLARIG is encoded by the coding sequence ATGAGCACTCAATTCCCCGATGCCGAGACGCTCAACGCGGTCCTCACACTGGCCACCCGGGCGCCTTCCATCTACAACACGCAACCCTGGCGGTGGCGGGTGGACCGAACGAGCCTGCACCTCTACTCCGACCCGCGCGTCCAGTTGCCCAACACCGACCCGGACGGCCGTGACGCGATGCTGAGCTGCGGTGCGACGCTGAACCATTGCGTCGTCGCGTTAGCGGCGACGGGGTGGCATGCCGAGGTGCATCGCCTACCCGACCCGGATGACCCCAGCCACCTCGCGGCCATCGAGGTGTCCCCCCGTACCCCCGATCACACCGATGTCGCGCTGGCGGAGGGGATCTCGCGACGCCGGTCTGATCGGCGAATTTACGGCGCCTCTCCGGTGCCGGCGAGTGACATCGCCGCGATGGTTGATCTCGCCACCCGGATGGGGGTCATCTTGCGCCCGGTCGACGCCATGGACAAGCTGACCAAGATCGTGAAGCAAGCTGCGCGGAATCACGCCACCAACCGTGACTACCTCGTCGAGCTCACCATGTGGAGCGGGCGGTACGGCTCGAGGGCGGGTGTCCCGTCCCGCAATATCCCGGAGCACGACTGCAGTGTGCGGATACCCGGCCGCATCTTCGCCGGACCCGGGCTGGCGCAGCCGCTGGGAGCCTCGCCCGCCGCAGACAACGCCGCCATCCTGGCGCTGGGCACCGAGGCCGACGACCGTCTGGCTCAGCTCCGCGCCGGCGAAGCGGCCAGCGCGGTACTGCTGACCGCGACGAGGTTGGGACTGGCGAGTTGCCCGATCACCGAACCCCTGGAGATCCCGACCACCCGGGAAGCGGTCCGCTCCAACGTGTTCGGCGTCGACGGATATCCACAGATGCTGATCCGGGTGGGCTGGGTGCCGGTCAACGTCGATCCGTTGCCGCCAACCCCGCGGCGGAGGCTTTCCCGCGTGGTGGAATGGTCGAAGGAGTCTGAGCAATTAGCGCGCATCGGGTGA
- a CDS encoding 2-thiouracil desulfurase family protein produces MRGRRPELLLDQLRDERGRRVVLVSHCLLNENTRYAGGATRPGAVPEAVEELISAGYGIHQLPCPERLAWGGVLKPHSLLLYSSKGGLLYPLRGPLLRAFMLWTRLVYRRLARRVVRDVADYERSGITVAGVVGIGASPSCGVTSTLDMRASLEVVAACPAAALTRDVMNERAVLGCRRKGEGLFIAALDRQLRRRGLEVPALEHDLAAELRGSRQALLVARPSRTLGRRDR; encoded by the coding sequence ATGCGTGGCAGACGACCGGAGCTGCTGCTCGACCAACTTCGTGACGAGCGCGGCCGGCGCGTTGTGCTCGTCTCGCACTGTCTGCTGAACGAGAACACGCGTTACGCCGGCGGCGCAACGCGACCTGGCGCCGTGCCGGAGGCGGTCGAGGAGCTGATCAGCGCGGGTTACGGGATCCACCAGCTGCCGTGCCCCGAGCGGCTGGCGTGGGGCGGGGTACTCAAGCCCCACAGCCTGCTCCTGTACTCCTCCAAGGGAGGCTTGCTGTATCCGCTCCGCGGTCCATTGCTGCGCGCGTTCATGCTCTGGACCCGCCTCGTCTATCGGCGACTGGCACGGCGGGTCGTTCGCGACGTCGCCGACTACGAGCGTTCCGGGATCACGGTCGCCGGCGTGGTCGGGATCGGCGCCTCGCCATCGTGTGGGGTGACCAGCACGTTGGATATGCGGGCCTCGCTGGAGGTGGTCGCGGCCTGTCCGGCCGCCGCCCTCACTCGCGACGTCATGAACGAACGGGCCGTCCTGGGATGCCGCCGTAAGGGTGAGGGCCTGTTCATCGCGGCGCTCGATCGACAGTTGCGCCGCCGGGGATTGGAAGTTCCGGCGCTCGAGCACGACCTCGCGGCGGAGCTTCGCGGTTCGCGGCAGGCGCTGCTCGTCGCGCGGCCGTCGCGGACCCTGGGCAGAAGGGACCGTTAG
- a CDS encoding hemerythrin domain-containing protein encodes MADPVLSAALEREHYEIDSQIEDFIRELDGGSVRADALTVALDALRRHIYLEETLLFPPIREAGMVMPIFVMMREHGELWQTMDTLTRLLAEGADGRQLEHTCRQLLDQLQRHNSKEEPIIYPHADTDLPPQASAELSRFIRTGRTPEGWVCQQAGAQHMQPAELASKEDSHARRGRP; translated from the coding sequence ATGGCCGACCCGGTGTTGTCTGCCGCGTTGGAGCGCGAGCATTACGAAATCGACTCTCAGATAGAGGATTTCATCCGGGAGCTCGACGGTGGCAGCGTGCGGGCCGACGCCTTGACGGTGGCGCTCGACGCGCTGCGCCGGCACATCTATCTCGAAGAAACGTTGCTGTTCCCGCCGATCCGTGAGGCGGGAATGGTCATGCCGATCTTCGTGATGATGCGTGAGCATGGTGAGCTGTGGCAAACCATGGACACCCTGACGCGCCTTCTCGCCGAGGGCGCCGACGGCCGGCAACTGGAGCACACCTGCCGTCAGCTGCTGGATCAACTTCAGCGGCACAACTCCAAAGAGGAACCCATCATTTACCCGCACGCCGACACCGACCTGCCACCGCAGGCCAGCGCGGAATTGAGCCGGTTCATCCGGACCGGCCGGACCCCCGAGGGATGGGTGTGCCAGCAGGCGGGTGCGCAGCATATGCAACCTGCCGAACTCGCATCGAAGGAGGATTCTCATGCGCGTCGTGGTAGACCGTGA